From Streptomyces sp. NBC_00690, a single genomic window includes:
- a CDS encoding S1 family peptidase — MFTLNRRTGAAAFAASVLAATALTVTTTPATAIQGGQNTTVVAHPYSMLLLTPSGEQLCGGTLVAPTKVLTAAHCIDPAAPLDLVVVGGRTELKSAKGTVRSVKSVKIHPKYDATWLGFDAAVLSLSAPMPYAPLPIASSKDSALYAAGRTAKTMGWGKTATNTPGTRLKSAVLTQAPLKSCGPYIAPGDTSATRVCAVPGVGTKDGICQGDSGGPLVAGGRLIGIVSTGNKFCDDFLPVSVYTRASTVAAGLGLPTA; from the coding sequence ATGTTCACGCTCAACAGGCGTACTGGAGCAGCCGCGTTCGCCGCCTCGGTTCTCGCGGCGACCGCTCTGACGGTCACCACAACACCGGCCACCGCCATCCAGGGCGGGCAGAACACGACCGTGGTGGCCCACCCGTACTCCATGCTTCTGCTGACTCCGTCAGGTGAGCAGCTCTGTGGCGGCACCCTGGTGGCTCCCACCAAGGTGCTCACCGCCGCGCACTGCATCGACCCGGCCGCACCCCTTGACCTGGTGGTCGTCGGCGGGCGCACCGAGCTGAAGAGCGCCAAGGGGACGGTCCGGTCCGTGAAATCGGTCAAGATCCACCCGAAGTACGATGCGACTTGGCTCGGATTTGACGCGGCGGTTCTCAGCCTCTCCGCACCCATGCCCTACGCCCCGCTGCCGATCGCGAGCTCCAAGGACTCCGCCCTCTACGCAGCGGGCAGGACCGCGAAGACCATGGGTTGGGGCAAGACCGCGACCAACACCCCGGGCACCCGGCTGAAATCGGCCGTACTCACCCAGGCGCCCCTGAAAAGCTGCGGCCCCTACATCGCGCCCGGGGACACCTCGGCGACCCGAGTGTGCGCGGTTCCCGGCGTCGGTACCAAGGACGGCATCTGCCAGGGGGACTCAGGCGGCCCCCTGGTTGCCGGCGGAAGGCTGATCGGCATCGTGTCCACAGGCAACAAGTTCTGCGACGACTTCTTGCCCGTCTCCGTCTACACCCGGGCCTCCACGGTCGCTGCGGGACTGGGTCTGCCAACCGCCTGA